In Candidatus Chlorohelix allophototropha, one DNA window encodes the following:
- the ychF gene encoding redox-regulated ATPase YchF, with protein MALTLGIIGFSKSGKTTVFNILTHGHAETSAYGSAATPNLGTVKVPDKRLEVLTEMFIPKKTTYATVEYTDVAGMNPGATKQGQALPGLNYIQKVQALVHVVRAFEDTNIPHPSGKVDPIRDIETMDLELAFSDLSIIEKRLIKLEENIKKFKSGPERDAYVFEQEIMVRLNESLSNEIPIRDLDLNEDELKVIRGYQFLSQKPLLTILNLGEEKVSGADQLLAEVRTLAGKRKQSGVEALRGKIEMEVSQLDPEEAEMFMEELGIKESSLDRIIKASYDLLGLISFLTAGADEVRAWTIRKNTPAVQAAGEIHSDIEKGFIRGEIVSYDDLIKTGSMTEAKRLGVYRSEGKTYIMQDGDIVNFLFNVKK; from the coding sequence ATGGCACTTACTTTAGGTATTATAGGTTTCAGTAAAAGCGGCAAAACTACCGTTTTTAACATTCTTACACACGGACACGCCGAAACCAGCGCATACGGTTCGGCTGCTACTCCCAACCTCGGTACTGTGAAAGTGCCGGACAAACGGCTGGAAGTGCTAACCGAAATGTTCATCCCCAAAAAAACCACCTACGCTACGGTTGAATATACCGACGTAGCGGGTATGAACCCCGGCGCTACCAAACAAGGGCAAGCACTTCCCGGCTTGAACTATATCCAGAAGGTACAAGCTCTGGTTCATGTGGTGCGAGCTTTCGAGGACACCAACATCCCACACCCTTCCGGCAAGGTTGACCCTATCCGCGATATTGAGACGATGGATTTAGAACTGGCTTTCAGCGACCTTAGTATTATCGAGAAACGCTTAATCAAGCTGGAAGAAAACATTAAGAAATTCAAATCTGGTCCTGAGCGCGATGCTTATGTTTTTGAGCAGGAAATTATGGTGCGCTTGAACGAGTCGCTTTCAAACGAAATTCCGATTCGCGATCTGGATTTGAACGAAGACGAGCTAAAAGTGATTCGCGGCTACCAATTCTTGAGTCAGAAACCGTTACTTACCATCCTGAACCTAGGCGAAGAAAAAGTAAGCGGGGCTGACCAACTACTGGCAGAAGTGCGAACATTAGCGGGCAAACGCAAACAAAGTGGAGTTGAAGCCCTGCGCGGGAAAATTGAAATGGAAGTCAGCCAACTTGACCCGGAAGAAGCCGAGATGTTTATGGAAGAGTTGGGCATCAAAGAAAGCAGCTTAGATAGAATTATCAAAGCGTCTTACGATTTGCTAGGCTTGATTTCCTTCCTAACCGCCGGAGCAGATGAAGTACGCGCTTGGACTATTCGGAAAAATACCCCGGCAGTACAGGCAGCTGGAGAAATCCACAGCGACATCGAAAAGGGGTTTATTCGCGGAGAAATCGTTAGCTATGACGATTTGATAAAAACAGGGAGCATGACTGAAGCAAAGCGGTTGGGTGTGTACCGCAGCGAAGGCAAAACCTACATCATGCAAGATGGCGACATCGTAAACTTCCTGTTCAACGTCAAAAAATAA
- a CDS encoding S1C family serine protease translates to MYRLKISILFILLLSLALSACSDTTPTATTTTQVSSQTVTVPTTISTDTSKPAATAAATSTAAKITPTATTVLSADQVESNSVVGVVKSASPAVVTVYTKATRTTTGSQFTVGTGSGAIISEDGYIITNAHVVTGAQGISVAFNNGQKVVTAKLIGEDDDGDIAVLKVDVKVPAVLKFGDSSKLEIGETVIAIGAALGDFRNSVTKGVVSGINRTIPGDTSPNVYIQTDAPINHGNSGGPLLNLKGEIIGINTAVVRSVSGSSSTSSASDVAEGLGFSIPSNVAGMISEQLMTKGVASKPYFGIRYQMITPAIAGTSLSGISIPEVEGAWISPSGRQPGVVAGGPADKAGLKDNDIITAINGVPLNDLNPLVTAILKYKPNDTISLTVQRGKDTLTLQLTLGERPKTLN, encoded by the coding sequence ATGTACCGACTTAAGATTAGTATATTGTTTATTCTCCTGCTGAGTCTAGCTTTATCCGCCTGTAGTGATACTACCCCTACCGCTACTACGACCACTCAGGTTTCAAGCCAGACAGTTACTGTTCCCACCACTATATCTACCGATACTAGCAAACCTGCTGCCACTGCTGCCGCAACTAGCACAGCCGCAAAAATTACACCAACCGCCACCACGGTTTTGAGCGCCGATCAAGTTGAGAGCAACTCGGTAGTAGGCGTAGTAAAAAGCGCCAGCCCTGCCGTCGTAACCGTTTATACCAAAGCTACGCGCACTACTACAGGTAGCCAATTTACTGTTGGTACCGGAAGCGGCGCAATAATCAGCGAAGACGGTTACATCATTACAAACGCGCACGTGGTAACCGGAGCGCAGGGTATCAGTGTTGCCTTCAATAACGGTCAGAAAGTCGTCACCGCCAAACTGATAGGTGAGGATGATGATGGCGATATTGCGGTCTTAAAAGTAGATGTAAAAGTGCCTGCCGTACTTAAATTCGGCGATTCAAGCAAATTGGAAATTGGGGAAACAGTTATTGCCATCGGCGCTGCTCTTGGAGACTTCCGCAATTCGGTAACAAAGGGAGTTGTGAGCGGAATTAACCGCACCATCCCCGGTGATACCTCACCCAATGTTTATATCCAAACCGATGCTCCGATCAATCATGGCAATAGCGGCGGACCATTGTTAAACCTGAAGGGTGAAATTATAGGGATTAATACAGCGGTAGTACGCAGCGTCAGCGGTAGCAGTAGCACTTCAAGCGCAAGCGATGTAGCAGAAGGCTTGGGCTTCTCGATACCTAGCAATGTGGCGGGCATGATATCTGAGCAGTTGATGACCAAAGGAGTTGCTTCCAAACCTTATTTCGGGATACGTTATCAAATGATAACTCCAGCTATAGCCGGTACGAGTCTATCAGGCATTAGCATACCCGAAGTGGAAGGCGCATGGATCAGCCCTAGCGGAAGACAGCCGGGAGTAGTTGCGGGAGGACCTGCCGATAAAGCCGGACTGAAAGATAACGACATTATTACTGCCATCAATGGCGTGCCACTAAACGACCTGAACCCGCTTGTAACCGCTATATTAAAATATAAACCTAATGACACCATTAGCCTTACGGTGCAGCGTGGTAAAGATACACTCACCTTACAACTCACTCTGGGCGAACGCCCCAAAACCCTGAACTGA
- a CDS encoding TIGR00300 family protein: MTQQLYQQTIELRGHIVDSLILPQLMDGIMDLGGNYEVEEFELGRNKTEPSYCRMRIIATTDRILMDALLVAQRLGAVILSDADAKFEPVPRDGVFPLDFYATTNLQTHIRINGVWLPVDKTEMDCGIIYDAEKGTAECIPMTKVKKGDLLAVGHSGIRLEVLERERQREIFGFMNSAVSSEKPKELAISGLVEEIKHVKARGGKILLVGGPAIAHTGSAKYVSRLIEMGFVDVLFAGNALGVHDIETALYGTSLGVSLSSGLNAEHGHQHHLKAINTIRYYGSIAQAVEQGVLKSGIMYTCTKHNIPFVLCGSIRDDGPLPEVITDVLVAQDVMREHLEGVEITLMVSTMLHSIAVGNLLPARVRLVCVDINPTVVTKLADRGSNQALGIVTDVESFLGELYRQLSGNNGN, encoded by the coding sequence ATGACTCAGCAGCTTTACCAGCAAACCATTGAACTGCGCGGACATATAGTTGATAGCCTGATTTTGCCGCAATTGATGGACGGCATTATGGATCTCGGCGGAAACTACGAGGTTGAGGAATTCGAGCTAGGGCGTAACAAAACCGAACCCAGCTACTGCCGCATGCGTATCATTGCCACTACCGATAGAATTCTGATGGATGCGCTCTTAGTAGCACAACGACTCGGCGCAGTTATTCTTTCCGATGCCGATGCCAAATTTGAACCTGTTCCCCGCGATGGGGTTTTCCCTCTAGACTTTTACGCTACCACTAACTTGCAAACTCATATTCGTATAAACGGTGTATGGTTGCCGGTAGATAAAACCGAGATGGATTGCGGCATTATTTATGATGCCGAAAAGGGAACAGCCGAATGTATCCCTATGACCAAAGTTAAAAAGGGTGATTTATTGGCAGTGGGGCATTCCGGCATCAGGCTGGAAGTGCTGGAACGCGAACGCCAACGTGAAATCTTTGGCTTTATGAATAGCGCGGTCAGTAGCGAAAAACCCAAAGAATTGGCAATAAGCGGGCTGGTAGAAGAAATCAAGCATGTAAAAGCGCGGGGCGGAAAAATCCTGCTGGTGGGTGGTCCGGCAATCGCGCACACAGGTTCAGCTAAATATGTGAGTCGCCTCATCGAAATGGGCTTTGTGGATGTTTTATTCGCGGGTAATGCGCTAGGGGTACACGACATCGAAACCGCCCTTTACGGCACTTCATTGGGAGTATCGTTGTCGAGCGGGTTGAATGCGGAACATGGTCATCAACACCATTTGAAAGCCATTAACACCATTCGCTATTATGGCAGCATTGCTCAGGCGGTTGAACAGGGTGTATTAAAGAGCGGGATCATGTACACCTGTACCAAACACAATATTCCGTTTGTGCTGTGCGGCTCTATCCGCGATGATGGTCCGTTACCGGAAGTAATTACCGATGTGCTGGTTGCGCAGGATGTTATGCGCGAACATCTCGAAGGAGTGGAAATCACCCTCATGGTATCTACGATGCTACACAGCATCGCGGTGGGCAACCTGTTACCGGCACGAGTTCGATTGGTTTGTGTAGATATAAATCCCACCGTAGTAACCAAACTGGCGGATCGAGGCAGTAACCAAGCGCTAGGTATCGTTACCGATGTGGAAAGCTTCTTGGGTGAACTTTACCGGCAACTGAGCGGAAACAACGGCAACTAA